The following proteins are encoded in a genomic region of Syngnathoides biaculeatus isolate LvHL_M chromosome 15, ASM1980259v1, whole genome shotgun sequence:
- the mrps26 gene encoding 28S ribosomal protein S26, mitochondrial, with protein MLRGARVARLLAPRQAVLVEAQRGRKSRDDPVAKSKQGRVKVPPPVDPVEMVVLRERYSDYKLIMRALRVEFKEEVLRRKYEEETGSMAEERARQEAEEHRNLMAFNSQENLRLLQLRLLRIQKETEEAERKKLEDAREQQLQQQEFIKQKEEEIAQLQEDAKNFITLDNLDQRIEEALDNPKNYNFAVDKEGRVVKQTVLR; from the exons ATGCTACGAGGCGCGCGTGTCGCCCGGCTGCTGGCGCCCAGGCAGGCCGTGCTGGTGGAGGCGCAACGCGGGCGAAAGTCGCGCGACGACCCGGTGGCCAAGTCCAAGCAGGGGCGAGTCAAAGTGCCTCCGCCGGTGGACCCGGTGGAGATGGTCGTGCTGCGGGAGAGGTACTCCGACTACAAGCTCATCATGAGGGCGCTGCG CGTGGAATTCAAAGAGGAGGTTCTGCGGAGGAAGTACGAGGAGGAGACGGGCTCCATGGCGGAGGAGCGAGCGCGGCAGGAGGCGGAGGAACACCGGAACCTCATGGCCTTCAACAGCCAGGAGAACCTGCGCCTGCTCCAACTCCG ACTTTTGAGGATCCAGAAGGAAACCGAAGAGGCGGAACGCAAGAAGCTGGAAGACGCCCGAGAGCAACAACTCCAACAGCAAGAATTCATCAAGCAGAAAGAGGAGGAAATAGCGCAGTTGCAG gAGGATGCAAAGAACTTCATCACGCTTGACAACTTGGACCAACGCATCGAGGAAGCGCTGGACAACCCCAAGAATTACAACTTTGCTGTGGACAAGGAGGGCAGAGTTGTCAAGCAGACGGTTTTGCGCTGA
- the neff2 gene encoding LOW QUALITY PROTEIN: alpha-internexin (The sequence of the model RefSeq protein was modified relative to this genomic sequence to represent the inferred CDS: inserted 1 base in 1 codon; deleted 1 base in 1 codon), whose protein sequence is MSSSVFRRRPRDDSGGSGPGSTPSRSSPAAAGSRGRLLRASFSPERRDPDRGGALDSRLQEKEHLAVLNDRFAGYIEKVRLLELRNRALLAELEVLWGRSRLWALYQGAALALRAEMESESREKVQMEALRDHLKEVHERAWQRCEGEARRRRDAQEALLQARDEAARAALAHLDARMAVASLSDQIVFMNKVFAEENAELRGQLEAADISLATAAGAXGAALRDVRAQYERLAAENARAARERFRSERASAADAAGRDRRAALAVREETAEDRRMLRAQCADIEALRNVVRALDRQLGELEETQAREVDKRQTKIELLQRDVDDAKREMARCGTEFRDLLNVKMALDIEIAAYRNLLEGEELRLSCPPLANAAH, encoded by the exons ATGAGCTCCTCCGTCTTCCGCCGTCGACCTCGGGACGACTCGGGAGGTTCCGGCCCGGGGTCGACCCCGTCCCGCTCCTCGCCCGCGGCCGCAGGATCCCGTGGAAGGCTCCTGCGGGCCTCCTTCTCCCCCGAGAGGAGGGACCCGGACCGCGGGGGCGCCCTGGACTCGCGGCTGCAGGAGAAGGAGCATCTGGCGGTCCTCAACGACCGCTTCGCCGGCTACATCGAGAAGGTCCGGCTTCTGGAGCTGCGGAACCGGGCGCTGCTGGCCGAGCTGGAGGTGCTGTGGGGGCGGTCCCGCCTGTGGGCGCTTTACCAGGGGGCGGCGCTCGCTTTGAGGGCCGAGATGGAGTCCGAGAGTCGGGAGAAGGTGCAGATGGAGGCGTTGAGGGACCACCTGAAGGAGGTTCACGAGAGGGCCTGGCAACGCTGCGAGGGGGAggcccggcggcggcgggacGCCCAGGAGGCCCTGCTGCAGGCCCGGGACGAGGCGGCGCGGGCGGCGCTCGCC CACCTGGACGCCCGGATGGCGGTGGCCTCCCTTAGCGACCAGATCGTCTTCATGAACAAG GTCTTTGCCGAGGAGAACGCGGAGCTGCGGGGGCAGCTGGAGGCCGCCGACATCAGCTTGGCGACGGCGGCCGGGG GAGGCGCGGCCCTGCGGGACGTCCGGGCGCAGTACGAGCGGCTGGCCGCAGAGAACGCCCGGGCGGCGCGGGAACGGTTCAGGAGCGAGCGCGCCTCGGCGGCCGACGCGGCCGGGAGGGACCGGCGGGCGGCGCTCGCCGTGCGGGAGGAGACCGCCGAGGACCGTCGGATGCTCCGGGCCCAATGCGCCGACATCGAGGCGCTCCGGAACGTCGTCCGGGCGCTCGACCGGCAGCTGGGAGAGCTGGAGGAGACGCAGGCCCGAGAGGTGGACAAGCGGCAG ACGAAGATCGAGCTACTGCAGCGAGACGTCGACGACGCCAAGCGGGAGATGGCGCGCTGCGGGACCGAGTTCCGAGACCTTCTCAACGTCAAGATGGCGCTGGACATCGAAATCGCTGCGTACAG GAACCTTCTGGAAGGCGAAGAGCTGCGGCTGTCGTGTCCCCCCCTCGCAAATGCCGCGCACTAA
- the LOC133513553 gene encoding nanos homolog 1-like — translation MDLVPRGCLSPCDHTFNFWNDYLGLSTLVAPANRPRSPVACGGPDSISESLRARLNSDESPDELGERISLLRRRPLARLGPARDGGDALGSPVVCPDAPEAPEARGRCKRAPRGKPEARLCVFCRNNGAPEEVYASHILKTADGRVLCPVLRAYTCPLCSANGDNAHTVKYCPLFACRAPPGGGHDGLLLAGGGRTPGGRLQLFS, via the coding sequence ATGGATTTGGTGCCGCGCGGCTGCTTGTCCCCGTGCGACCACACTTTCAATTTCTGGAACGACTACCTGGGCTTGTCCACCCTGGTGGCCCCCGCGAACCGGCCCCGGAGCCCCGTGGCGTGCGGCGGCCCCGACTCCATAAGCGAGTCCCTGAGAGCCAGGTTGAACTCGGACGAGTCGCCCGACGAGCTCGGCGAGCGCATCTCGCTGCTGCGCCGGCGGCCGCTGGCCCGCCTCGGACCGGCCAGGGACGGGGGCGACGCGCTCGGCTCCCCGGTCGTGTGTCCGGATGCCCCGGAGGCCCCGGAGGCGCGCGGACGCTGCAAGCGGGCTCCGCGCGGCAAGCCCGAGGCCAGGCTGTGCGTGTTTTGCCGGAATAACGGCGCCCCGGAGGAGGTGTACGCCAGCCACATCCTCAAGACGGCGGACGGCCGCGTGCTGTGCCCGGTCCTGCGGGCGTACACTTGCCCGCTGTGCAGCGCCAACGGGGACAACGCCCACACCGTCAAGTACTGCCCGCTGTTCGCCTGCAGGGCGCCGCCCGGCGGGGGCCACGACGGCCTGCTGCTGGCCGGAGGAGGCAGGACGCCCGGCGGGAGGCTCCAGCTCTTCTCCTGA